The proteins below come from a single Arthrobacter crystallopoietes genomic window:
- a CDS encoding cation:proton antiporter, with protein MFEAPSILFLAAGLAVFAAAILPKLLRNMPLSMPMVFLGTGILAFTLLQNLPDPDPVEYAEFATHLTEICVIISLMGAGLALDRPFRWREWSTTWRMLGIVMPLCILVMTLLGLWVLGLGLAGAILIAAALAPTDPVLASEVQVGEPADAETDANEDEVRFGLTSEAGLNDGLAFPFVYLAIGMSLVGTAPEAWFPHWFAVDVLWRIGVGVLLGFGIGKLLSRIFFAARYKSLRLSEHSEGFVALAATFLAYGVTEMVEGYGFIAVFVCAVTIRSAEHTHGYHKVLHSYVEQLERLMTVVILVLLGGAIARGLLAGIGWTEVLVVLGFLLLVRPVAGWLGLIGGTPGPRERLAIAYFGIRGIGSLYYLGYALSHGEFDAEARELWAVVGLVVAMSIVLHGATTAPLMNRLDELRKNKALRRFGDETQAPNTAV; from the coding sequence GTGTTCGAAGCTCCCAGCATTCTGTTCTTGGCGGCAGGCCTCGCGGTTTTCGCCGCGGCGATCCTGCCCAAACTCCTGCGCAATATGCCGCTCTCCATGCCGATGGTCTTCCTCGGCACCGGAATTCTCGCTTTTACTCTGCTCCAAAACCTGCCGGACCCGGACCCGGTCGAGTACGCAGAGTTCGCTACGCACCTGACCGAAATCTGCGTCATCATCTCGCTGATGGGCGCTGGGTTGGCGCTGGACCGGCCGTTCCGCTGGCGCGAATGGTCCACGACATGGCGAATGCTTGGGATCGTCATGCCGCTGTGCATTCTGGTGATGACACTGCTGGGGCTCTGGGTGCTGGGCCTCGGGCTGGCCGGGGCCATTCTCATTGCGGCGGCGCTGGCACCCACCGATCCGGTGCTGGCCTCCGAGGTGCAAGTGGGGGAGCCGGCGGATGCCGAAACCGACGCGAACGAGGACGAGGTCCGATTCGGCCTGACCTCCGAGGCCGGCCTGAATGACGGACTGGCCTTCCCCTTTGTCTATCTGGCCATCGGGATGAGCCTGGTTGGAACGGCTCCGGAGGCGTGGTTTCCGCACTGGTTCGCCGTCGACGTGCTGTGGCGGATCGGAGTCGGCGTGCTGCTCGGTTTCGGCATCGGTAAACTCCTGAGCCGGATCTTCTTCGCGGCCCGGTACAAGAGCTTGCGGCTGTCCGAACATTCCGAGGGCTTCGTGGCGCTGGCTGCCACGTTCCTGGCCTACGGTGTGACCGAAATGGTGGAGGGCTATGGCTTCATCGCAGTATTCGTCTGCGCGGTGACGATCCGCTCTGCCGAGCACACCCACGGCTACCACAAGGTGCTGCACAGCTATGTGGAGCAGCTTGAACGGTTGATGACCGTGGTCATCCTGGTGCTCCTCGGCGGCGCCATCGCCCGGGGCCTGCTGGCGGGAATCGGCTGGACCGAAGTGCTGGTGGTGCTCGGGTTCCTGCTCCTGGTCCGTCCGGTGGCCGGGTGGCTGGGCCTGATCGGGGGCACACCCGGACCGCGTGAACGCCTCGCTATCGCCTACTTCGGGATCCGCGGTATCGGTTCCCTCTACTATCTGGGGTATGCCCTCAGCCACGGGGAGTTCGACGCCGAGGCGCGCGAGCTATGGGCCGTCGTCGGGCTGGTAGTGGCGATGTCCATCGTCCTGCACGGTGCCACCACGGCGCCTCTGATGAACCGGCTGGATGAACTGCGCAAGAACAAAGCCCTCCGGCGGTTCGGCGACGAAACGCAAGCTCCCAACACCGCCGTGTGA
- a CDS encoding Dps family protein: MAAKDRSKAGFTVPGLSLEDGYKVGETLQMRLHALNDLQLTLKHAHWNVVGRDFIGVHEMLDPQIEQVRAMVDAVAERMATLGVSPNGLPGAMVKARSWDDYSIDRAGTAEHLAALNVVYNGVVEDHRKAIEEVGELDPITEDMLIGQTAELELFQWFMRAHLENAGGELSTEGAKTEKDAATKAKSKK; encoded by the coding sequence ATGGCTGCAAAGGACCGATCGAAGGCAGGCTTTACCGTACCGGGACTCTCGCTCGAGGATGGCTACAAGGTTGGCGAAACGCTGCAGATGCGGCTGCACGCCCTGAATGACCTGCAGTTGACCCTCAAGCACGCACACTGGAATGTGGTGGGGCGCGATTTCATCGGCGTCCACGAAATGCTCGACCCGCAGATTGAACAGGTCCGCGCCATGGTCGACGCGGTCGCCGAGCGTATGGCCACCCTGGGTGTTTCGCCCAACGGCCTGCCCGGCGCCATGGTCAAGGCCCGCAGCTGGGACGACTACTCCATCGACCGCGCCGGAACCGCCGAGCATCTGGCCGCGCTGAATGTCGTCTACAACGGCGTAGTAGAGGACCACCGCAAAGCCATCGAGGAGGTCGGCGAGCTCGATCCCATCACGGAGGACATGCTGATCGGCCAGACGGCCGAGCTTGAACTCTTCCAGTGGTTCATGCGCGCGCACCTCGAGAACGCCGGCGGCGAACTCTCCACCGAGGGCGCCAAGACCGAGAAGGACGCAGCCACTAAGGCGAAGTCCAAGAAGTAA
- a CDS encoding acyl-CoA/acyl-ACP dehydrogenase: MHTLAAEQISFGARPASQLDWGAAGPLLARAGTCKGDPRPILAELRAAQDQVPQPGTGATRALWEFLAGLATVDLAAARTVEPHLDAAAILAQAGMDMPPGSAWGVFAAESAGNRLEATKDDDGAWHLSGTKPWCSLAAELDAAVVTAHVPGGRRAFAVGLRRDEVQPDAGDWPSLGLSSLPSTPVYFRASPAVPVGETDWYLSRPGFAWGGMGVAACWFGGAVGLFRTMLAAAHRREPDQLAFAWLGEADRSLAAGASVLGAAADQVDAGQAGAAEALRVRGHIAALCTRILEICGQSLGPGPLAFDADHARRAADLTLYIRQHHAARDDAALGRLLFERASPSASELAW, encoded by the coding sequence ATGCACACACTAGCTGCGGAACAGATCAGTTTCGGGGCCCGGCCGGCCAGCCAGCTTGACTGGGGCGCCGCCGGGCCCTTGCTCGCACGGGCCGGCACCTGCAAAGGGGACCCCCGCCCGATCCTGGCGGAGCTCCGGGCAGCGCAGGATCAGGTCCCGCAACCGGGTACGGGCGCAACACGTGCCCTCTGGGAGTTCCTTGCGGGCTTGGCAACTGTGGATCTGGCAGCCGCACGGACGGTGGAACCGCATCTGGACGCGGCGGCGATTCTGGCGCAGGCGGGGATGGACATGCCGCCCGGGTCCGCCTGGGGAGTGTTCGCCGCGGAGTCGGCCGGCAATCGGCTGGAGGCAACTAAGGACGACGACGGCGCCTGGCACCTTTCCGGGACCAAGCCCTGGTGCTCCCTGGCGGCCGAACTGGATGCCGCCGTCGTTACCGCCCATGTTCCCGGCGGCAGGCGCGCTTTCGCAGTGGGATTGCGCCGCGATGAAGTGCAGCCGGATGCGGGGGATTGGCCCAGCCTGGGCCTGAGCTCGCTCCCCAGCACGCCGGTGTATTTCCGCGCTTCGCCGGCAGTCCCGGTTGGCGAGACCGACTGGTATCTGTCGCGGCCCGGTTTCGCGTGGGGTGGGATGGGGGTGGCAGCATGTTGGTTCGGCGGTGCCGTTGGCCTGTTCCGGACCATGTTGGCAGCGGCGCACCGCCGGGAACCCGATCAATTGGCCTTCGCATGGCTGGGTGAAGCGGACCGGTCGCTGGCTGCCGGAGCCTCCGTGCTGGGCGCTGCCGCGGACCAAGTGGACGCCGGTCAGGCAGGTGCGGCCGAGGCGCTGCGGGTACGCGGCCACATTGCCGCGCTGTGCACGCGCATACTGGAGATCTGCGGGCAGTCTTTGGGGCCAGGTCCGTTGGCGTTCGACGCGGACCATGCCCGCAGGGCTGCGGACCTCACGCTCTACATCCGGCAGCATCACGCAGCCCGGGACGATGCTGCGCTGGGCCGCCTGCTGTTCGAGCGGGCTTCACCCTCAGCGTCGGAGCTGGCATGGTGA
- a CDS encoding bifunctional PIG-L family deacetylase/class I SAM-dependent methyltransferase yields MVSFSHTDTGTPEQRWQEAGIAKLPALEPEAIPCRGGRLVLVAAHPDDESLGAAGLIQATLAAGADVVVLLCTAGEASHPQSPTHTPQDLARIRLQEFDAVMGGLASDAAHAADAIDSGDAADTADAGDPAGSGNLSWTFLDLPDGKISEHTAELDAGLAAALAGAENAVIAATYREDGHTDHEEVGLAAQRAASAQGAGLLEFPIWYWLWAAPEQSESWRSWRSLALPAPAAAAKARALAAHVSQTAPLSDAPGDEALLSPGFLQYFGRPAEIFRWTPARDTARPNGAGTAAKVFDLLYRRKSDPWAYLSSWYEQRKRAVTMASLPREHYGRALEAGCSIGVLTAEVADKCGQLTAVDASSVALERAKARLANRSNVELVRAELPDGWPADSRQGLDLVLVSEVGYFLRARELRALMRRSQEALNPGGHLLLCHWLHPIEGWELDGETVHAIAREVTSWEVVVVHRERDFLLEILECPGGTRD; encoded by the coding sequence ATGGTGAGCTTTTCCCATACGGATACCGGTACGCCAGAGCAGCGCTGGCAGGAAGCAGGGATTGCCAAGCTGCCTGCGCTGGAGCCGGAGGCCATTCCCTGCCGCGGCGGGCGATTGGTGCTCGTGGCGGCGCATCCGGATGACGAATCGCTCGGAGCTGCAGGGCTGATCCAGGCAACACTGGCCGCCGGGGCGGACGTCGTCGTTCTCCTGTGCACGGCGGGGGAGGCGTCCCACCCGCAATCCCCAACGCACACGCCGCAGGACCTGGCCCGGATCCGGCTGCAGGAATTCGACGCCGTCATGGGAGGCTTGGCCTCGGACGCTGCCCATGCCGCTGATGCAATCGACTCCGGGGATGCCGCCGACACCGCGGATGCCGGGGATCCTGCCGGAAGCGGCAACCTGAGCTGGACGTTTCTTGACCTGCCGGACGGCAAAATCAGCGAGCATACCGCGGAACTGGATGCCGGTCTTGCCGCAGCGCTCGCGGGCGCCGAAAACGCCGTCATCGCTGCAACGTACAGGGAAGACGGCCACACTGACCACGAAGAGGTTGGTCTTGCGGCCCAACGGGCGGCAAGTGCTCAGGGCGCCGGGCTGCTTGAGTTCCCTATCTGGTACTGGTTGTGGGCTGCGCCTGAGCAATCAGAGTCCTGGCGCAGCTGGCGATCGCTCGCCCTTCCGGCCCCGGCAGCGGCTGCCAAGGCAAGGGCCCTGGCCGCCCACGTTTCACAGACCGCGCCCCTGTCAGACGCGCCGGGAGACGAAGCACTCCTGAGCCCCGGCTTCTTGCAGTACTTCGGGCGGCCGGCAGAGATCTTCCGCTGGACGCCGGCCCGCGACACTGCAAGGCCCAACGGCGCCGGGACAGCAGCCAAAGTCTTCGATTTGCTCTACCGAAGAAAGTCCGACCCCTGGGCCTACCTCTCCAGTTGGTACGAGCAGCGTAAGCGCGCCGTGACGATGGCGTCCCTGCCGCGCGAGCACTACGGCCGGGCGTTGGAAGCCGGCTGCTCGATCGGTGTCCTGACCGCCGAGGTGGCCGACAAATGCGGCCAGTTGACCGCCGTGGATGCCAGCAGCGTCGCACTCGAACGGGCGAAAGCAAGATTGGCGAACCGCAGCAACGTGGAGCTGGTCCGGGCGGAACTTCCGGACGGCTGGCCAGCCGACAGCCGGCAGGGATTGGACCTGGTCCTGGTCTCCGAGGTCGGCTACTTCCTCCGTGCCCGCGAGCTTCGCGCACTGATGCGGCGGTCACAGGAAGCGCTGAATCCGGGTGGACACTTGCTGCTCTGCCACTGGCTCCACCCCATTGAAGGGTGGGAGTTGGACGGGGAGACGGTGCATGCCATCGCCCGCGAGGTTACCAGCTGGGAAGTCGTTGTGGTCCACCGGGAACGTGATTTCCTGCTGGAAATCCTGGAGTGCCCCGGCGGAACGCGTGATTGA
- a CDS encoding glycosyltransferase, which produces MIELERIQSTTAQSGPDAIRHVVVVVPVRNEEELLAGCIGCIRHAMDRLEATRPDLTAALTVVLDGCTDGSAAIARAVAAQHGSIQILEADYGSVGAARAAGTTAALERVRNLNGAMEAVWIACTDADTLVPGNWLTAFVGLANTGADAVTGTVEPDPAQLDAKRLAAWHHRHGRSAEAAPVHGANLGIRASAYLAAGGFRGMAEHEDVRLVEDLRSSGAIVRSSRAVHAVTSGRLEGRTPGGFAGYLAAL; this is translated from the coding sequence GTGATTGAGCTGGAGAGGATCCAAAGCACGACGGCGCAATCCGGCCCGGACGCGATCCGCCATGTCGTCGTCGTTGTGCCGGTGCGCAACGAAGAAGAACTTCTGGCTGGCTGCATTGGCTGTATCCGCCACGCGATGGACCGGCTGGAAGCTACACGGCCGGACCTTACCGCCGCATTGACTGTGGTGCTGGACGGGTGTACCGACGGATCGGCGGCTATCGCGCGGGCAGTTGCGGCCCAGCATGGCAGCATCCAGATCCTGGAGGCAGACTATGGATCGGTTGGCGCTGCCCGAGCCGCCGGAACGACTGCCGCATTGGAGCGGGTCCGAAATTTAAACGGGGCAATGGAGGCCGTGTGGATCGCCTGCACTGATGCTGACACGTTGGTGCCCGGGAATTGGCTGACAGCCTTCGTTGGCCTGGCCAATACCGGGGCAGACGCGGTGACCGGAACCGTGGAACCGGATCCGGCCCAGTTGGACGCAAAGCGCCTCGCCGCCTGGCACCATCGCCACGGCCGTAGTGCGGAAGCTGCCCCTGTTCACGGCGCCAACCTAGGCATACGTGCCTCCGCCTACCTGGCTGCCGGTGGTTTCCGGGGCATGGCCGAGCACGAGGATGTCCGGCTGGTTGAAGACCTCCGCAGTTCAGGAGCCATCGTCCGATCGTCCCGGGCAGTGCATGCCGTCACGTCCGGACGGCTGGAAGGTCGAACACCGGGAGGCTTCGCCGGCTATCTCGCCGCGCTCTAA
- a CDS encoding ArsR/SmtB family transcription factor, producing the protein METIVHSSVLSRFGYALSDPTRARILLALRDAPTYPSDLAELIGVSRQSLSNHLSCLRGCGLVVSVPEGRRARYELADPKLGHALTDLLGVVLAVDPACCRSGEAEGCC; encoded by the coding sequence ATGGAAACCATCGTGCATTCGTCCGTGCTGTCCCGGTTTGGTTACGCACTGTCGGATCCGACGCGCGCACGGATACTGCTGGCGCTGCGGGATGCCCCAACCTATCCGAGTGATCTGGCGGAGTTGATCGGCGTCAGCCGGCAGAGCCTGTCGAACCACCTATCCTGCCTGCGCGGCTGCGGTCTGGTGGTCTCCGTTCCTGAAGGCCGTCGCGCACGCTACGAACTGGCCGACCCGAAACTGGGCCACGCACTGACCGACCTGCTGGGTGTGGTGCTGGCTGTCGACCCGGCCTGTTGCA